In Aspergillus oryzae RIB40 DNA, chromosome 6, one genomic interval encodes:
- a CDS encoding Clr5 domain-containing protein (predicted protein), translating into MKNTIPSDVWERKKALIAKLYKDEEWPLKQVIKQIRSDDFNPSETQLRSRLKKWRVTKPSRQTRKKSQDNQQDVNGDSSSHEAGSPKDEIPISPKTQLYSTQKEATGFFRASYL; encoded by the exons atgaagaacacAATCCCATCAGACGtgtgggagaggaagaaagcctTGATCGCTAAGCTATACAAGGACGAAGAATGGCCTCTCAAACAAGTCATCAAGCAAATCCGATCCGATGACTTTAACCCAAG TGAGACTCAGTTGCGGAGTAGGTTAAAGAAATGGCGTGTTACCAAACCATCTCGCCAGACTCGGAAGAAGTCTCAGGATAACCAACAGGACGTCAATGGAGATAGCAGTAGCCACGAGGCAGGGTCCCCAAAGGATGAGATTCCAATTTCTCCTAAGACCCAGTTGTATTCGACACAAAAAGAAGCTACA GGATTCTTCCGTGCTAGTTATCTCTAA
- the swr1 gene encoding putative SNF2 family helicase/ATPase (Swr1) (SNF2 family DNA-dependent ATPase) has protein sequence MQNGSPNGISQQDERVTPEIEPVPSELSASHTFVDPVNRDPILAEVKEDEATTDTTEGPPSKKRKLAGSATSRRSSSRPASPPWKKAGVDGPTSFIQDGRRKSSRVNALPLELQPPSDKRHTRAAQKQSVGRNVLGGGKAVASSPSAFMTPSRPDSNGKPASGTAAVNGSPRGLSIRGIAAGQQRVSQSPVSKETNARTRSRGSGTSTAFLRTSSVALNSSSALATSGTSDSRKGVKDIDLDDGDGGLRIPRLRIKVKRPSINIQHPSHVLNPRKYGSFKQWLESEEGRVRDDAVITPSEALEEARRRCRIATAIEPGGLLSPDVCSAYLPEQQDEPLPQYSHQDYLVAHALYFKKLLDQEHKRHRHTARLFAQWCADAWKKRNKDPEDILREQQEEMRGKRKQLAKDLQKMFDLARADVDRMRLARWEEERKAEDQQALDRAIKQSTMLFERRRMEILGETGSDALESSDEEGGETDDTSDDGSDNESNMSSTESGSEDDNAIDDDEGLTADELRSKYANLSSLKDDSDHRSQASDDTASSRHTDISQVGRLADNVGDANLPLAELPPEKVQLEDVDPVLMDDSDEASTDMDDDMGESEEDEDSNGSNSDEESDDGPGLLGFFSAKDSPYNNNDPQADDENSDDDVVGDGTNAKIVSEEEDLEDTDEVSLVPNGPAQLDSTPPDAANDYTMVDNVSTGTKGTDVEPSESPAPGLKTPIPHLLRGTLREYQHFGLDWLAGLYTNHINGILADEMGLGKTIQTIALLAHLAVEHEVWGPHLVVVPTSVILNWEMEFKKWCPGFKIMTYYGNQEERRQKRRGWMDDTSWNVLITSYQLVLQDQQVLKRRNWHYMILDEAHNIKNFRSQRWQALLTFRTRARLLLTGTPLQNNLTELWSLLFFLMPSDGDETGIEGFADLRNFSEWFRRPVEQILEHGRETMDDEAKQVVTKLHTVLRPYILRRLKADVEKQMPAKYEHVIYCRLSKRQRFLYDGFMSRAQTKETLASGNYLSIINCLMQLRKVCNHPDLFETRPISTSFAMSRSVATEFETKELLIRRRLLFEHPLDRLDLDFLNLVPISREDISRRLADDSTRLMAYGPFNVLREQQYHRTNWEMNFDGSTIQSTLDVLENDCRKRRMAELERCLYFESKRHGRRPVYGSTLIEFLTADSKQRPTCNGPLRKRSLADWLSSRSSVLASMILSIKERSHVMDGYVQRFACVTPAVVAAGITEAALTPIETRHLTKRERFPSYDPFHEAQMRLSIAFPDKRLLQYDCGKLQRLDKLLRDLKAGGHRALIFTQMTKMLDILEQFLNIHGHRYLRLDGTTKVEQRQILTDRFNNDSRILAFILSSRSGGLGINLTGADTVIFYDLDWNPAMDKQCQDRCHRIGQTRDVHIYRFVSEYTIESNILRKANQKRMLDDVVIQEGEFTTDYFAKLDVREVIGNEEMPENQDEASAAMDRVLENRVSSSSRVFEQAEDKEDIDAAKNAQKELEHADDGDFEDRSASQNTPAQTPAQTQVGTPLAAGDELGNHGPGVDEFVDAEPQTAHIDDYLLRFMEWNLKDEPLVLPPDKGKKKSKKGKEHRLRKRRR, from the exons ATGCAAAACGGCAGCCCGAATGGCATTTCACAACAAGATGAACGCGTGACCCCCGAAATAGAACCTGTCCCTTCCGAACTGTCTGCGTCCCATACATTCGTTGATCCTGTGAACCGCGACCCGATCCTTgcggaggtcaaagaagacgaggCCACAACCGATACTACGGAAGGACCTCCATcaaagaagcggaagctTGCAGGATCGGCCACTTCCCGTCGCTCGAGCTCAAGGCCGGCATCGCCTCCCTGGAAGAAAGCTGGCGTTGATGGACCAACATCCTTCATTCAGGATGGCAGACGCAAGTCTTCCAGAGTCAATGCGCTACCCCTCGAGTTGCAACCTCCTTCAGACAAAAGGCATACACGAGCAGCACAGAAGCAGTCAGTAGGTAGGAATGTTCTGGGTGGTGGAAAGGCCGTTGCGTCGTCGCCGTCAGCGTTTATGACTCCATCACGCCCCGACAGCAATGGAAAGCCTGCTAGCGGCACAGCAGCAGTCAACGGATCTCCTAGAGGCCTGTCAATAAGAGGGATAGCCGCAGGCCAACAACGTGTTTCACAGTCTCCGGTTTCCAAGGAAACTAATGCACGGACGAGGTCTCGAGGCTCTGGCACTTCAACAGCCTTCCTTCGAACTTCCAGCGTAGCTCTTAAcagttcttctgctctgGCAACAAGTGGAACGAGTGATTCTCGAAAAGGGGTCAAAGATATTGACcttgatgatggagatggggggCTACGAATACCTAGGCTGCGAATCAAAGTTAAAAGGCCATCTATCAACATCCAACACCCTTCCCACGTCTTAAACCCTCGGAAGTATGGCTCATTCAAACAATGGCTTGAGAGTGAGGAGGGTAGGGTACGAGACGATGCAGTTATCACGCCATCGGAGGCGCTCGAggaggcgaggaggaggtgtCGAATTGCTACAGCAATCGAGCCTGGCGGTCTTCTTAGCCCAGATGTATGTTCTGCTTACCTACCAGAGCAGCAAGACGAACCACTTCCCCAATACTCGCATCAGGACTATCTTGTGGCACACGCGTTGTATTTCAAGAAACTTCTTGACCAAGAACACAAACGCCATCGCCACACGGCAAGGCTTTTCGCTCAATGGTGCGCTGATGCATGGAAGAAACGCAACAAGGATCCAGAGGACATACTTCGGGAACAGCAAGAGGAGATGCGTGGGAAGCGCAAACAGTTAGCCAAGGACCTCCAGAAGATGTTCGACCTGGCTCGCGCAGACGTAGATAGGATGCGCCTGGCACGctgggaggaggaacgaaaagcagaagaccaGCAAGCTTTGGACCGTGCAATAAAACAGTCCACTATGCTCTTTGAGAGAAGACGAATGGAGATCCTTGGAGAAACGGGAAGTGATGCACTAGAATCtagcgatgaggaaggaggtgaaacGGACGATACATCTGATGATGGCTCAGATAATGAAAGCAATATGTCATCTACGGAGTCTGGAAGCGAAGATGATAATGCTatcgatgacgatgagggtCTAACAGCAGACGAACTCCGATCGAAGTACGCCAACCTTTCTTCACTAAAGGATGATTCGGATCACAGGTCCCAGGCTTCCGATGACACGGCTTCGTCGAGACATACCGATATCTCACAGGTTGGTCGCCTCGCAGATAATGTTGGGGATGCCAACTTACCTTTGGCGGAGCTGCCACCAGAGAAAGTTCAACTCGAGGATGTTGATCCAGTGCTCATGGATGACAGCGACGAAGCGTCTACagatatggatgatgatatgggcgaaagcgaagaggacgaggattCCAATGGCTCAAACTCTGATGAggaaagtgatgatgggcCAGGGTTGCTGGGATTCTTTTCTGCGAAAGACTCCCCTTATAATAACAACGATCCTCAGGCTGATGATGAGAATTCTGATGATGACGTTGTAGGCGATGGCACCAATGCGAAGATCGTatccgaagaagaggacctGGAAGACACAGACGAAGTGTCCCTGGTTCCTAATGGACCAGCACAGTTAGACTCGACACCCCCTGATGCTGCTAATGACTATACTATGGTCGACAACGTTTCCACTGGAACCAAGGGTACAGATGTTGAA CCCAGCGAATCGCCTGCTCCAGGGTTGAAGACACCCATTCCACATCTACTTCGAGGAACCCTGCGAGAATACCAACATTTTGGGCTGGACTGGCTTGCTGGTCTATATACGAATCACATTAATGGTATCCTAGCTGATGAAATGGGTCTTGGCAAGACTATCCAGACTATCGCTTTGCTAGCACATCTAGCCGTGGAACACGAAGTATGGGGACCACACCTTGTTGTTGTGCCTACAAGCGTGATCCTTAACTGGGAAATGGAGTTCAAGAAATGGTGTCCGGGTTTCAAAATTATGACTTACTACGGTAACCAAGAGGAGCGGCGACAGAAACGTAGGGGCTGGATGGATGACACGAGCTGGAATGTTCTAATCACTTCGTATCAATTAGTCTTGCAAGATCAGCAGGTTctcaaaagaagaaactGGCATTATATGATTCTGGATGAAGCGCATAACATCAAGAACTTTCGCTCGCAGAGGTGGCAGGCATTGCTAACGTTCAGGACACGGGCACGACTTTTACTTACTGGTACACCGCTCCAAAATAACCTGACAGAACTTTGGTCGCTCCTGTTTTTCTTGATGCCTtctgatggcgatgagacAGGCATTGAGGGATTCGCAGATCTCAGGAATTTCTCCGAGTGGTTTCGACGCCCGGTGGAGCAAATTCTCGAACACGGCCGAGAGACGATGGACGATGAAGCAAAGCAGGTCGTTACCAAACTTCATACTGTTTTGAGGCCTTATATATTACGCCGTCTTAAAGCAGATGTCGAGAAGCAGATGCCGGCAAAATATGAACATGTCATTTATTGCAGGCTCTCGAAGCGGCAACGGTTTCTCTATGATGGTTTTATGTCCAGGGCACAGACTAAGGAGACTCTCGCTTCCGGGAACTATCTGTCTATCATTAATTGTTTAATGCAGCTACGGAAAGTCTGCAACCATCCAGATCTGTTCGAAACTCGGCCGATATCCACATCCTTCGCGATGTCACGCTCTGTAGCTACCGAATTTGAGACCAAAGAACTTCTCATTCGCCGTCGACTTCTCTTTGAACACCCCCTCGACAGACTTGATTTGGATTTTCTTAACTTGGTCCCTATCTCGAGGGAAGATATATCCCGAAGACTGGCTGATGACAGTACGAGGCTCATGGCTTACGGTCCTTTCAATGTGCTTCGCGAACAGCAGTATCACAGGACTAACTGGGAGATGAACTTCGATGGCTCAACTATACAGTCTACCTTGGATGTATTAGAAAATGACTGtaggaagaggaggatggcaGAGTTGGAACGATGCCTGTATTTTGAGTCCAAGCGGCACGGTCGCCGTCCTGTATACGGCAGTACTCTCATTGAGTTCCTCACGGCAGACAGTAAACAGCGGCCGACGTGCAATGGTCCGTTGCGGAAGCGGTCACTGGCAGACTGGCTGTCCAGTCGGTCATCTGTTCTTGCCTCGATGATTTTGTCTATCAAGGAACGTTCGCATGTAATGGATGGTTATGTCCAGCGATTTGCTTGTGTCACTCCAGCTGTGGTCGCCGCTGGAATCACCGAGGCCGCTCTAACTCCTATCGAGACCCGGCATTTAACCAAAAGGGAGAGATTTCCATCCTACGATCCGTTTCATGAAGCTCAAATGCGGCTTTCCATCGCGTTTCCGGACAAGAGACTCCTGCAGTATGACTGCGGTAAACTACAAAGGCTCGACAAATTACTTCGGGATCTTAAGGCTGGAGGCCATCGGGCGCTGATTTTTACGCAAATGACTAAGATGCTCGATATCTTAGAGCAGTTCCTCAACATTCATGGGCATCGATACCTCCGATTAGACGGTACCACCAAAGTCGAGCAGCGCCAGATTCTTACAGACAGGTTCAACAATGACAGCCGCATTCTTGCCTTCATTCTGTCCAGTCGATCTGGCGGATTGGGTATCAACCTGACAGGTGCTGACACTGTGATTTTCTACGATCTCGACTGGAATCCGGCAATGGACAAACAGTGTCAGGATCGGTGTCACCGTATTGGGCAAACGCGCGATGTTCACATCTACCGTTTCGTCTCCGAATATACCATTGAATCCAACATCCTCCGTAAGGCGAACCAGAAGAGGATGCTAGACGATGTCGTCATCCAAGAGGGCGAGTTCACCACAGATTACTTTGCCAAGCTGGATGTTCGCGAGGTGATTGGTAATGAGGAGATGCCGGAGAACCAGGATGAGGCCAGTGCGGCAATGGACCGTGTCCTCGAGAACCGAGTCTCCAGCAGTTCTCGCGTATTCGAACAGGCAGAAGATAAGGAAGATATTGACGCAGCAAAGAATGCCCAAAAGGAGCTGGAGCATGCAGATGACGGTGACTTTGAAGACCGAAGTGCCTCTCAAAATACTCCCGCTCAAACACCTGCCCAGACCCAGGTTGGAACCCCATTAGCCGCCGGCGATGAACTTGGAAATCATGGACCTGGTGTGGACGAATTTGTGGATGCTGAGCCACAAACTGCTCACATCGATGATTACCTCTTACGGTTTATGGAATGGAACTTGAAGGACGAACCGCTCGTTCTACCCCCGGACAAGGGTAAGAAGAAGTCtaagaagggcaaggagcaTCGTCTTCGCAAAAGACGCCGTTaa
- a CDS encoding putative mRNA processing protein (Mss51) (predicted protein), whose product MTGEYTCGRCLQVLRRRVAAHGPVIGSQTTYNSRRIYRPSVFLVRSFGSRSDSRFTSKNLQGHVKRATTPSPCISTDVPHNVPQCVQRATSATSTYSPETRALLQPNNLFHPFSRSPSPSIRQRAAFIKQNAFCPHPSHQQTRAPVSPHDPESRKNQQSTSPPAHSHFECPDCGVPIYCSEGHWMDDFEAHLEICETIRQINEDDHDLHSGRFFPEFSYPGLQDDNFVINMTNWDTFLYTREFDAINHDRSMRQVTRMLTYPLTIGSVLHELSPYGVRKGGRLTVEGLKSVSALRYTLHPPKTGEGVDIQGLRLKAPPVRIFILGARAESSLPREVWLQLSYIFPRSLIHLIFIGPESMANRDTEFPLPERTPENPFGGIVEDRLGGQMKITTYVDYFHTMYKAQYFQPFDPYLDCIMLFHPGLGHPASSHEWEETLPQLLETKVPIISTGYTQWDMERDMNWVHEKCAGEFDILLEPGENIFRSLRWDLNDLDPHDVSCGNWGLWAFRGKRDDLDGEGLGWRILCKRERRKHGGDDEKSLAELHFATAME is encoded by the exons ATGACAGGCGAATATACCTGTGGACGTTGTCTACAGGTGCTCCGGCGAAGGGTTGCGGCTCATGGCCCTGTGATCGGATCGCAGACTACATATAACTCAAGGCGGATATACAGGCCATCGGTCTTCCTCGTGCGAAGCTTTGGTTCACGAAGCGACAGTCGCTTCACATCCAAAAATCTCCAAGGCCATGTCAAACGGGCCACTACGCCTTCCCCTTGTATTTCCACTGACGTACCACACAACGTTCCGCAATGTGTACAGCGGGCCACGTCCGCAACGTCGACTTACTCGCCAGAAACGCGTGCTTTGCTGCAGCCAAACAACTTGTTCCATCCTTTTTCTCGGTCACCTTCACCTTCGATTCGGCAACGTGCTGCCTTTATCAAACAAAACGCCTTTTGCCCTCACCCGAGTCACCAACAGACCCGTGCGCCAGTCTCCCCTCACGATCCCGAGTCGCGGAAAAACCAGCAAAGCACGAGTCCCCCAGCCCATTCGCACTTCGAATGCCCTGACTGCGGTGTCCCAATCTACTGCTCAGAAGGACACTGGATGGATGACTTTGAGGCACATTTGGAGATTTGTGAGACCATTAGACAGATAAACGAGGATGATCACGATCTCCACTCTGGTCGATTTTTCCCCGAGTTTTCTTATCCGGGCCTTCAGGATGATAACTTCGTCATCAACATGACGAATTGGGACACATTTCTATATACGCGAGAGTTTGATGCGATAAACCACGATCGGAGTATGCGCCAAGTGACTAGGATGCTCACTTACCCTCTTACAATTGGGAGTGTCTTGCACGAGCTGAGTCCTTACGGCGTTCGGAAAGGTGGGAGGCTTACAGTCGAGGGACTCAAGAGCGTGAGCG CGCTTCGATACACTCTGCACCCTCCCAAAACTGGAGAAGGAGTCGATATCCAAGGACTACGCTTGAAGGCCCCACCGGTTAGGATATTCATTCTGGGGGCGCGCGCCGAATCTTCTCTACCCCGTGAAGTCTGGCTTCAGCTCAGTTACATCTTCCCACGATCCCTCATCCATTTGATTTTTATCGGACCAGAGAGCATGGCCAATCGAGACACTGAGTTCCCACTTCCTGAACGGACGCCCGAGAACCCATTCGGAGGGATCGTGGAAGACAGACTTGGTGGGCAGATGAAGATTACAACGTACGTCGACTACTTCCACACCATGTACAAAGCACAATATTTCCAGCCATTCGATCCATATTTAGACTGCATCATGCTCTTCCACCCTGGTCTCGGACACCCGGCCAGCTCCcatgaatgggaagaaacgCTACCACAACTACTAGAGACAAAAGTCCCCATTATCAGCACTGGCTATACGCAGTGGGATATGGAGAGGGATATGAATTGGGTCCACGAGAAATGTGCCGGTGAATTTGATATCTTGTTGGAACCAGGCGAAAACATCTTTCGCAGTCTGAGATGGGACCTCAATGACTTGGATCCCCATGATGTCTCCTGCGGAAACTGGGGGTTGTGGGCATTCAGAGGGAAGAG GGACGACCTGGATGGTGAGGGTCTTGGTTGGCGCATCCTCTGCAAGCGCGAAAGGCGCAAGCACGGCGGTGACGATGAGAAGAGCCTTGCTGAACTGCATTTTGCGACTGCAATGGAATAA
- a CDS encoding NAD-dependent malic enzyme (NADP+-dependent malic enzyme), whose product MSKHLSRFSHHPRAASGPLECPYEGRDIITSCQFNKGSAFSEEERNVFKLHGLLPPNIQTLEEQVQRAFQQYKSRPDALAKNTFMASMKAQNEVLYYKLIQTHLKEMFSVIYTPTEGDAIQNYSRLFRRPEGCFLNIKDQDRIEECLCNFGRGIDVDYIVVSDGEEILGIGDQGVGSILISVAKLVLATLCAGIHPSRQLPVVLDCGTDNKDLLNDELYLGLRQPRVRGDEYDRFVEKFVTTARKMFPKAYIHFEDFGLHNASRLLNQYRPHIPCFNDDIQGTGCVTLAALMAAFHVSNIGLADVRVVVFGSGSAGTGIAKQVADTIATDTGRTKQEASAQIWCLDKPGILLKSLGDQLTAAQAPFARDDNEWPKEKGTDLLSVVKEVKPHVLIGTSTKPKAFTENIIREMAKHVEHPIVFPLSNPTRLHEASPEDINHWTEGRALMATGSPFPPVERNGVEYEVAECNNSTCFPGIGLGAVLSRTQILSDKMLVAAARALASQSPALQDPNRPLLPDVENVREISVHIARAIIETAIEEGYAQEKDIPSHEEELEEWIRVQMWEPIYRPLVKAGEK is encoded by the exons ATGTCGAAGCATTTGTCCAGATTTAGTCACCACCCACGCGCAGCTTCTGGGCCTCTAGAGTGTCCCTATGAG GGCAGAGATATCATAACGTCATGCCAGTTTAACAAAGGCTCTGCATtcagtgaagaagaaaggaatgTTTTCAAGCTGCATGGTCTATTGCCTCCGAACATCCAAACTTTGGAAGAGCAGGTCCAACGGGCATTTCAACAATATAAGAGCCGTCCCGATGCTTTGGCTAAAAATACTTTCATGGCAAGCATGAAGGCGCAAAATGAGGTTCTATACTACAAA CTGATACAAACTCATCTGAAAGAGATGTTTAGTGTGATATACACACCCACGGAAGGTGACGCAATTCAAAATTACTCCCGCTTATTCAGAAGGCCAGAGGGCTGCTTCTTAAATATAAAAGACCAGGATAGGATTGAAGAGTGTCTTTGCAATTTTGGCCGCGGCATAGATGTTGATTACATCGTCGTTAGTGATGGCGAGGAA ATACTGGGCATCGGAGACCAAGGTGTCGGATCCATATTAATTTCCGTCGCTAAGCTGGTCCTCGCGACATTATGTGCTGGAATTCACCCTTCTCGACAGCTGCCTGTAGTTCTAGATTGTGGCACAGAT AACAAAGACCTACTCAACGATGAGTTATATTTGGGCCTTCGACAGCCGCGTGTCAGAGGCGATGAATACGATCGATTTGTGGAAAAGTTTGTGACAACTGCCAGGAAGATGTTTCCTAAAGCGTACATCCACTT CGAAGACTTTGGCCTCCATAATGCTAGCAGGCTTCTAAATCAGTATCGACCACATATCCCTTGTTTcaatgatgatattcagGGAACAGGATGTGTGACTCTGGCGGCATTAATGGCGGCTTTTCATGTCAGTAATATCGGACTAGCAGATGTGCGTGTAGTGGTCTTTGGCTCGGGCTCAGCTGGTACTGGAATTGCGAAACAAGTCGCCGATACCATTGCTACGGACACTGGCAGAACAAAGCAAGAAGCTTCAGCACAGATTTG GTGTCTTGATAAGCCAGGTATTTTGCTCAAGTCTCTTGGTGACCAACTTACCGCAGCTCAAGCACCATTTGCACGGGATGACAACGAGTGgcccaaggagaagggcacAGATTTACTTTCAGTTGTGAAGGAGGTAAAACCGCATGTCTTGATTGGCACGTCAACGAAGCCAAAGGCATTCACAGAAAACATTATCCGGGAGATGGCGAAGCACGTTGAACATCCTATCGTCTTTCCCTTAAGCAACCCTACACGATTACATGAGGCTTCCCCGGAGGACATTAACCACTGGACAGAAGGTCGAGCTTTAATGGCCACTGGGAGTCCATTCCCTCCCGTTGAGCGTAATGGAGTAGAATACGAAGTAG CGGAGTGCAATAATTCAACCTGCTTTCCTGGCATCGGCCTTGGGGCAGTTCTATCTCGGACGCAGATCCTCTCTGACAAGATGTTGGTGGCAGCCGCCAGAGCGTTAGCTTCTCAGTCTCCGGCGCTACAGGATCCAAACaggcctcttcttccggatGTTGAGAATGTGCGCGAGATCAGCGTGCATATTGCTCGGGCAATCATCGAGACAGCAATCGAGGAAGGATatgcccaagaaaaagatattcCGAGTCAtgaggaagagttggaggagtggaTCCGTGTGCAGATGTGGGAGCCCATTTATAGGCCGCTTGTCAAGGCAGGAGAAAAGTAA
- a CDS encoding uncharacterized protein (predicted protein): MLSQRFLTRRLPQVAVRYNAPRAFFSQGRTLAAAELDDPLQNGNYQNPPRVKRAFRDPHGDWWDKQERRNFGEPVHEENEILGVFSPEQYTHVTSRKGFFHLGVFVATFLGFCGLVSFYYPDKPSVPRTYPEGLEKELGGPNAVKARKSGEDSW, translated from the exons ATGCTGTCTCAGCGGTTTTTGACCCGGCGCCTGCCACAGGTGGCCGTTCGTTATAACGCCCCCcgcgccttcttctctcaaggCAGGACTCTCGCGGCTGCAGAGCTTGATGATCCTTTGCAG AATGGTAATTACCAGAACCCTCCTCGCGTTAAGCGTGCTTTCAGAGACCCTCATGGCGACTGGTGGGACAAGCAAGAGAGACGGAATTTTGGAGAACCAGTCcacgaagaaaacgaaattCTCGGTGTTTTCAGTCCTGAACAGTATACGCATGTTACGTCCCGTAAGGGCTTCTTCCACCTGGGCGTGTTTGTTGCAACCTTCCTTGGATTTTGTGGTCTCGTGAGCTTCTACTATCCAGACAAGCCTAGTGTTCCCAGAACATACCCGGAaggcttggagaaggaacTTGGAGGACCCAATGCTGTTAAG GCCCGCAAATCCGGCGAGGACTCTTGGTGA
- a CDS encoding NADPH:quinone oxidoreductase family protein (NADPH:quinone reductase and related Zn-dependent oxidoreductases), translating to MRAIQVKEYVKGPLDLQVTTLPTPSPSPSDYLIQIRSAGTNFFDLLQIQGKYQHQPPLPWIGGAEFAGTVLAIPTSKSASQARFKVGDRVFGATQGAYATHILAPEHTLLPVPNGWSFEDAAGLFVTAPTSYGGLVHRANVQPGDWVLVHAAAGGVGLAAVQIAKGKGATVIATAGTERKRQIAREFGADHVIDYRNTGWPEEVKKLCAQHRTGNGKAGVDIVYDPVGMIDASLKCVAWNARLLVIGFAAGKIEKVALNRVLLKNVSIVGLHWGQYARFEKDTVGTVWNGIFDLVAQGKFKGTAFKDESFVGLESVPRALQALGGRETWGKVVVKVIDEARSKL from the exons ATGCGTGCTATCCAGGTCAAAGAGTATGTCAAG GGGCCTTTGGATTTACAAGTCACCACACTTCCAAccccctccccatcccccaGTGATTACCTGATTCAGATTCGGTCGGCGGGTACCAATTTCTTCGATCTCCTGCAGATCCAAGGCAaataccaacaccaacctcCACTCCCGTGGATCGGAGGTGCTGAGTTCGCCGGAACTGTTCTAGCCATTCCAACATCCAAATCAGCCTCACAAGCGCGGTTTAAAGTCGGCGATCGTGTTTTCGGTGCCACCCAGGGTGCCTACGCTACCCACATCCTTGCTCCTGAGCATACTCTACTTCCTGTCCCGAATGGGTGGAGCTTTGAGGACGCAGCTGGACTCTTCGTCACTGCACCTACCTCATACGGCGGTCTAGTGCACCGAGCAAATGTGCAGCCGGGAGATTGGGTCCTCGTCCATGCTGCTgccggtggtgttggattAGCTGCCGTGCAGATTGCAAAGGGTAAGGGCGCGACGGTAATAGCGACGGCTGGCACAGAACGCAAAAGGCAGATTGCACGAGAGTTCGGGGCTGATCATGTCATCGACTACCGAAATACGGGCTGGCCCGAAGAAGTAAAGAAGTTGTGTGCGCAACATCGAACTGGCAATGGGAAGGCAGGTGTGGACATTGTGTATGATCCTGTGGGTATGATCGATGCTAGTTTGAAATGTGTCGCGTGGAATGCACGCCTACTAGTTATTGGGTTCGCAGCGgggaagatcgagaaggTCGCGCTGAATCGGGTGCTTCTGAAAAATGTGAGCATTGTCGGGCTGCATTGGGGGCAGTATGCCAGGTTTGAGAAGGATACCGTGGGCACTGTTTGGAATGGGATCTTTGACCTTGTGGCTCAAGGCAAATTTAAGGGGACAGCCTTTAAGGATGAAAGTTTTGTGGGATTAGAGAGTGTCCCCAGGGCATTGCAGGCGCTTGGAGGAAGGGAAACCTGGGGTAAAGTGGTTGTTAAGGTCATCGATGAAGCAAGGAGTAAGTTGTAA
- a CDS encoding uncharacterized protein (predicted protein), which translates to MKIASISAILLLPNAAIGIPRSDLAEDVVFVPKSHEPVYLEKRRGGGGGQGGGGSGGGSGGRGGSGGSSSRTGSSSNSGGSSRSGSGPQPAYGRGSYYAGGARSPYTSGALSPLGIAPIILPATALAFFGGTWLSYYESIFNGTQPANSSVAKIVEVNGTETIYINGTLPNGTTVADSSAPSDARTGIQTSGYWPMVALVASTIWGL; encoded by the exons ATGAAGATTGCCTCCATAAGtgccatccttcttctcccgaaTGCAGCTATCGGTATCCCACGGTCAGATCTAGCCGAAGATGTGGTCTTTGTGCCTAAATCTCACGAACCCGTGTATTTAGAAAAACGGCGtggcggtggaggaggacaagGGGGGGGAGGCAGCGGTGGTGGGAGTGGCGGGCGAGGAGGTAGTGGTGGTTCTTCATCAAGGACAGG CTCGTCTAGCAACTCTGGCGGCTCGTCTCGCAGTGGATCAGGGCCACAGCCCGCATATGGTAGAGGTTCTTACTACGCGGGTGGTGCTCGCAGTCCATATACCTCCGGTGCTCTATCGCCACTAGGAATAGCACCTATCATACTGCCAGCAACTGCTCTGGCATTCTTCGGTGGCACCTGGCT ATCGTATTATGAATCCATTTTTAACGGCACTCAACCTGCAAATTCCAGCGTCGCTAAAATCGTCGAAGTCAATGGCACTGAGACCATTTATATCAATGGCACGTTGCCTAATGGGACGACTGTTGCCGACTCATCTGCACCTTCTGACGCTCGGACAGGGATCCAGACCAGTGGATATTGGCCAATGGTCGCCTTGGTCGCCAGTACCATTTGGGGGCTGTGA